In Thermodesulfobacteriota bacterium, the following proteins share a genomic window:
- a CDS encoding Ig-like domain-containing protein produces SAGSNGSTAVTGNQVVYTPAANFHGSDSFSYQVSDGQGGQRTATVTVTVRPVNDAPVTRPDSAGTTGATAVVIDVLANDSDPDQDPLTIASATAGSHGTTAVAGSRLVYTPASGYAGTDAFTYTVADGRGGTATGTGTVVVQAVGTAVTANPDSRSTSEDTAVVIDVLANDLGPAGAPLTLSGVGTPASGRAAGQGNQVAYTPAANWHGTETFMYQVADGRGGTGTGAVTVTVRPVNDAPTAGADSAVANEDGTVTVAVLANDTDPDGDALSVISATNGSNGTTLVASNRVIYYPHLNWSGTDSVTYQIRDSAGATATGTVTVTVRPVNDPPAAGTDSAVTDEGSPVTVDVLVNDTDPEANPLTLVSATSGAGGAVAVAGNRVVYTPNANWHGTDAFTYQIRDGQGGAATGTVTIVVRPVNDSPVAVADEATTNEDTAVTVEVLANDTDADRDALAVTSAANGSHGTARVAGNRVVYTPAANWNGSDSFSYQIADGQGGTATGTVAITVRPVNDPPVAASDTASTPQGQAVTVAVLANDTDPDNEPLTLASASNGRGGTARLDGDRAVYTPGPDFSGRDTFAYQVTDGHGGSATGTVEVTVQAANRRPLAQAAFVVDTAAPLLVHFDASTSRDPDGRLSGFLWNFGDGTQSTGAIVDHTYATGGQYQVRLTVTDNSGSAAEAVVPVTVTTPQGRQPPRPVIAIATGVTTVGTPVSVDGTGSSAPDGQIVTWAWDFGDGSTASGPTASHAYNAPGRYTITLTVRNDAGLMARAQAAVLVTEQAPDGERLAVSFQPAGSLVPEGFLADSGQTFEAERGYGWVAGQGPRTVIDLNRSNSPDQAYDTVAVLPATAVWEATVANGTYFVTACLMDPLKSAKPIGSQTVLAEGSAVVSGEPLGQSVRWIEKTGETTVTDGRLTLTFAGSSPVAVLAWVRLERTVPAEERLVARMAARLVEGDTAVHLEASDSLAPAAPILDYAWDFGDGSTGSGEVVEHEFPVAGFYTVILRLLDEGGQRSEARRTFWVPDGGQAGTLAVNFQPAAAAVPTGLMVDSGQAFADDRGYGWAPAGTGLQTLDFNKRQAPDQAHDTAILATAGSRWEVAVADGRYRVTISVVDPLQSPQTQGGQNVQAEDLPVVAQEPFGQGWRWVQEQAEVEVADGRLSLSFTGSQPLAVLCWLRLERLP; encoded by the coding sequence AGTGCCGGCAGCAACGGCAGCACCGCGGTCACCGGCAATCAGGTGGTCTACACCCCGGCCGCCAACTTCCATGGCTCCGACTCCTTCAGCTACCAGGTGAGCGACGGCCAGGGCGGCCAGAGGACCGCCACGGTCACCGTGACCGTGCGGCCGGTGAACGATGCGCCGGTCACCCGGCCGGACAGCGCCGGCACCACCGGGGCCACCGCGGTCGTCATCGATGTCCTGGCCAACGACAGCGATCCGGATCAGGATCCCCTGACCATCGCCAGCGCCACAGCCGGCAGCCATGGCACCACGGCCGTGGCCGGCAGCCGTCTGGTCTACACCCCGGCCAGCGGCTATGCAGGCACCGATGCCTTCACCTACACGGTGGCCGACGGTCGGGGTGGCACCGCCACCGGCACCGGCACCGTCGTCGTCCAGGCGGTGGGTACGGCAGTGACCGCCAACCCGGACAGTCGCAGCACCAGCGAGGATACAGCGGTGGTCATCGATGTCCTGGCCAACGATCTTGGCCCGGCCGGCGCCCCCCTGACCCTTTCCGGGGTGGGCACGCCCGCCAGTGGCCGCGCCGCCGGGCAGGGCAACCAGGTCGCTTACACCCCGGCCGCCAACTGGCATGGCACCGAGACCTTCATGTACCAGGTGGCGGATGGCCGCGGCGGCACCGGCACCGGGGCGGTGACGGTGACGGTGCGGCCCGTGAACGATGCGCCAACCGCGGGAGCGGACAGCGCCGTTGCCAACGAAGACGGAACGGTGACCGTGGCCGTCCTGGCCAACGACACCGATCCGGACGGGGATGCGCTGTCCGTGATCAGTGCCACGAACGGCAGCAACGGCACCACGCTGGTGGCCAGCAACCGGGTCATCTACTACCCCCATCTCAACTGGAGCGGCACCGATTCCGTCACCTACCAGATCCGGGACAGCGCCGGTGCCACGGCCACCGGCACGGTCACGGTCACGGTACGACCGGTCAATGACCCGCCGGCAGCAGGGACGGACAGTGCCGTCACCGACGAGGGCTCGCCAGTGACCGTGGATGTGCTGGTCAACGATACCGATCCGGAGGCCAACCCCCTGACCCTGGTCAGCGCCACCAGCGGCGCTGGCGGCGCGGTGGCGGTGGCCGGCAACCGGGTGGTCTACACTCCCAACGCCAACTGGCACGGCACCGACGCGTTCACCTACCAGATCCGGGATGGCCAGGGTGGCGCCGCCACCGGCACCGTCACCATCGTGGTCCGGCCGGTGAACGATTCTCCGGTGGCGGTGGCGGATGAGGCCACCACCAACGAGGACACCGCGGTGACGGTGGAGGTCCTGGCCAACGACACCGATGCCGACCGGGATGCCCTGGCCGTAACCAGTGCCGCGAACGGCAGCCACGGCACGGCCAGGGTGGCCGGCAACCGGGTGGTCTACACGCCGGCCGCCAACTGGAACGGTTCCGACTCGTTCAGCTACCAGATCGCCGACGGCCAGGGCGGCACGGCCACCGGCACGGTGGCCATCACCGTACGACCGGTGAACGATCCGCCGGTGGCGGCCAGTGACACCGCCAGCACGCCGCAGGGACAGGCGGTTACCGTGGCGGTCCTGGCCAACGACACCGATCCCGACAACGAGCCGCTGACCCTGGCCAGCGCCAGCAACGGCCGGGGCGGCACCGCCCGCCTGGACGGCGACCGGGCCGTCTACACCCCGGGCCCGGACTTCTCCGGCCGCGACACCTTCGCCTACCAGGTCACCGACGGACACGGCGGCTCTGCCACCGGCACCGTCGAGGTGACCGTGCAGGCGGCGAATCGCCGGCCCCTGGCCCAGGCGGCCTTCGTCGTGGACACCGCCGCGCCCCTCCTGGTGCACTTCGACGCCAGCACCTCCCGGGATCCGGACGGGCGGCTGAGCGGCTTTCTCTGGAACTTCGGCGACGGCACCCAGAGCACCGGAGCGATCGTCGACCACACCTACGCCACGGGCGGCCAGTACCAGGTGCGGCTCACCGTCACCGACAACAGCGGCAGTGCAGCGGAAGCCGTCGTGCCGGTGACCGTCACCACACCCCAGGGACGCCAGCCGCCCCGACCCGTCATCGCCATCGCGACCGGGGTGACCACGGTGGGCACGCCGGTGAGCGTGGATGGCACCGGCAGCTCGGCCCCGGACGGACAGATCGTCACCTGGGCCTGGGACTTCGGCGACGGCAGCACCGCCAGCGGACCCACCGCCAGCCATGCCTACAACGCTCCCGGCCGCTACACCATCACCTTGACGGTGCGCAACGATGCCGGCCTCATGGCCCGGGCTCAGGCCGCGGTGCTGGTCACCGAGCAGGCCCCGGACGGAGAACGGCTGGCGGTGAGCTTCCAGCCGGCGGGCAGCCTGGTGCCGGAGGGCTTCCTGGCAGACAGCGGCCAGACCTTCGAGGCGGAAAGAGGCTACGGCTGGGTGGCAGGCCAGGGACCGCGCACGGTTATTGATCTCAACCGGAGCAACTCCCCCGACCAGGCCTATGACACGGTGGCGGTCCTGCCGGCCACCGCGGTCTGGGAAGCCACCGTGGCCAATGGCACCTACTTCGTCACGGCCTGCCTCATGGATCCGCTGAAAAGCGCCAAGCCGATCGGCAGCCAGACCGTGCTGGCCGAGGGATCGGCTGTGGTCAGCGGGGAGCCTTTGGGCCAGTCGGTGCGCTGGATCGAGAAGACCGGTGAGACGACGGTCACCGATGGCCGCCTGACCCTCACCTTTGCCGGCAGCAGCCCGGTGGCAGTCCTGGCCTGGGTGCGGCTCGAACGAACGGTGCCGGCGGAAGAGCGCCTGGTGGCCCGCATGGCGGCCAGGCTCGTGGAGGGCGACACGGCCGTGCACCTGGAGGCCTCCGACTCCTTGGCCCCGGCGGCCCCGATCCTCGACTATGCCTGGGACTTCGGCGACGGCAGCACCGGCAGCGGCGAGGTGGTGGAGCACGAATTCCCGGTAGCCGGCTTCTACACCGTGATCCTCCGCCTCCTGGACGAGGGAGGCCAGCGCTCCGAGGCCAGGCGGACCTTCTGGGTGCCAGACGGCGGCCAGGCGGGCACGCTGGCCGTCAATTTCCAGCCAGCGGCCGCCGCGGTGCCCACCGGGCTCATGGTGGACAGCGGCCAGGCCTTCGCCGATGACCGGGGCTACGGCTGGGCGCCGGCGGGGACCGGGCTGCAGACCCTGGACTTCAACAAGCGGCAGGCACCGGATCAGGCCCACGACACCGCCATCCTGGCCACCGCCGGCTCCCGCTGGGAGGTCGCTGTGGCCGACGGCCGGTATCGGGTAACGATCTCGGTCGTCGATCCGCTGCAATCGCCCCAGACCCAGGGCGGCCAGAACGTCCAGGCCGAGGACCTGCCGGTGGTGGCTCAGGAGCCCTTCGGCCAAGGCTGGCGGTGGGTCCAGGAGCAGGCGGAGGTCGAGGTCGCGGATGGCCGCCTCAGCCTGTCCTTCACCGGCAGCCAGCCGCTGGCTGTTCTGTGCTGGCTGCGGCTGGAGCGCCTGCCCTGA